A genomic segment from Aegilops tauschii subsp. strangulata cultivar AL8/78 chromosome 1, Aet v6.0, whole genome shotgun sequence encodes:
- the LOC109740956 gene encoding uncharacterized protein → MSWNVRGLNNPARRSVVQDTANTHRLAILCIQETKLEEWMAAIAREVGGQRLDDCIVLPANGTRGGAAIFWDSTSVRIQSHAIGEFSITAKVTVLSSGASFWLTTVYGPSESARKDIFLAELVRGAPPRGEPWLLNGDFNIIYEARNKNNSNINRRIMRKFRAAIDAGGLREIKCKNRRFTWSSERQDPTLASIDKFFSTIEWEVMFPDFMLHAASTSCSDHCPLLLAAVAAPRLAPRFRFESFWPRFARFHETVQRAWQRPAPAACAFDRLNIKMHRVARDLKIWSRSLFSDAKMQLQLATLVVLRLDIAQERRPLTQGTRQGRANTIDWSYIDMPRVQGGGLDNPFTEQEVWQAIKQSSAEKSPGPDGFSGVFFRSCWPTIKRDVMEVFHQFYHLAGENFQMLNIVAVVLLPKKDGAAAINDYRPISLIHSVAKLISKVLSLRLATSLHSKKTPALPLKLDNSKAFDNVSWGYLLELLQQLGFSARWRNWIALLLSTSSSTFLLNGVAGPKIVHRKGLR, encoded by the exons ATGAGTTGGAACGTCCGGGGCCTGAATAATCCAGCCCGGCGCTCTGTAGTACAGGACACGGCAAACACGCACCGCCTCGCCATTCTCTGCATCCAGGAGACCAAGCTTGAGGAGTGGATGGCAGCGATCGCTAGGGAAGTAGGTGGCCAAAGGCTTGACGACTGCATTGTCCTGCCAGCTAATGGCACAAGAGGAGGCGCTGCTATTTTCTGGGATTCGACCTCGGTCAGAATCCAATCCCATGCGATCGGCGAGTTCTCCATCACGGCCAAGGTCACAGTTCTCTCCTCGGGAGCTAGTTTTTGGCTGACGACGGTCTACGGCCCATCTGAGAGCGCGCGAAAGGACATCTTTCTGGCTGAGCTAGTGAGAGGCGCCCCTCCCCGAGGAGAGCCCTGGCTCCTAAATGGTGATTTTAACATCATCTACGAGGCCCGCAACAAAAACAATAGCAACATAAATAGGAGGATCATGCGTAAGTTTAGGGCGGCAATCGACGCCGGTGGCCTGCGTGAGATCAAATGTAAAAATAGGCGTTTCACTTGGAGCAGCGAGCGTCAAGATCCAACTCTTGCGAGCATAGACAAGTTTTTCAGCACAATTGAGTGGGAGGTCATGTTCCCTGATTTCATGCTACACGCGGCGTCCACCTCATGCTCGGATCACTGTCCGCTGCTCCTAGCTGCTGTTGCTGCCCCTAGGTTGGCGCCCCGGTTTCGTTTTGAATCGTTCTGGCCAAGGTTCGCGCGCTTCCACGAGACGGTACAGCGAGCATGGCAGCGACCAGCCCCAGCGGCCTGCGCGTTCGATCGCCTGAACATCAAAATGCACCGGGTAGCTAGGGACCTCAAAATTTGGAGTAGATCGTTGTTTAGCGATGCTAAAATGCAGCTGCAGCTGGCCACGCTGGTAGTACTACGACTAGATATAGCGCAGGAACGCCGGCCGCTCACGCAGG GGACTAGACAGGGCCGAGCAAACACTATTGACTGGAGCTACATCGACATGCCAAGGGTGCAAGGTGGTGGCCTAGACAATCCGTTCACTGAGCAGGAAGTGTGGCAGGCGATCAAGCAATCATCGGCGGAGAAATCACCTGGCCCGGATGGCTTCTCCGGGGTTTTCTTCAGAAGCTGCTGGCCAACCATAAAAAGGGATGTCATGGAGGTTTTCCATCAGTTCTACCACCTAGCCGGGGAAAATTTCCAAATGCTCAACATAGTTGCTGTAGTTCTTCTTCCTAAGAAAGATGGTGCCGCTGCAATCAACGACTACAGACCGATTAGCTTAATACACTCTGTTGCAAAACTGATCTCCAAAGTGCTCTCGCTCCGCCTTGCAACG TCCCTCCACTCTAAGAAGACTCCGGCCCTGCCACTCAAATTAGACAACTCCAAGGCTTTCGATAATGTCTCTTGGGGTTATCTGCTCGAGCTGCTCCAACAGTTAGGCTTTAGCGCGCGGTGGCGCAACTGGATTGCCCTCCTCCTCTCCACCTCCTCATCGACCTTCCTGCTCAATGGCGTCGCCGGGCCGAAGATAGTGCACCGAAAGGGGCTGCGGTAG